Proteins found in one Plasmodium knowlesi strain H genome assembly, chromosome: 12 genomic segment:
- a CDS encoding plasmepsin V, putative — MGVISFGNRVCGSLSRMIFSVICILILCTLNTNCKSETVEGQKKDLLYKYKLYGDIDEYAYYFLDIGIGTPEQKISLILDTGSSSLSFPCAGCKKCGVHMENPFNLNNSKTSSILYCENEKCPYNLNCVNGKCEYLQSYCEGSQISGFYFSDVVTMTSYSNEKIIFRKLMGCHMHEESLFLYQQATGVLGMSLSKPQGIPTFINSLFENAPQLKEVFAICISEKGGELIAGGYDLAYIVSKEKEKNEEPKQASQGEPNKLNGDSPQGEDTKLAALSEAEQIVWENITRKYYYYIRLRGMDLFGTNMMSSSKGLEMLVDSGSTFTHIPEDLYNKLNFFFDILCIQDMNNSFDVNKRLKMKNESFSNPLVEFEDFRKSLKSIIEKENMCVKIVEGVQCWKYLDGLPDLFVTLSNNYKMKWQPHSYLYKKENFWCKGIEKQVNNKPILGLTFFKNRQVIFDIQKNRIGFVDANCPYHSTNTRPRTYNEYKRKDNMFLKIPFFYLYSLFVFCALCILLSLVFYIKRLYHMEYNPLES, encoded by the coding sequence atgggtGTAATCAGCTTTGGGAATCGCGTTTGCGGTTCCCTTTCTCGAATGATATTTTCAGTCATTTGCATTTTAATCCTATGTACGTTGAATACAAATTGCAAAAGCGAGACAGTAGAAGGCCAGAAGAAAGACCTACTGTATAAGTACAAGCTATATGGAGACATAGACGAGTATGCCTACTATTTCCTGGACATAGGAATTGGTACCCCGGAGCAGAAAATTTCCTTAATCCTAGACACGGGTTCATCCTCTTTGAGTTTTCCATGCGCTGGATGTAAGAAATGTGGGGTTCACATGGAAAATCCCTTTAACCTAAATAATTCTAAAACATCATCCATTCTCTATTGTGAAAATGAGAAGTGTCCTTATAACCTGAATTGTGTTAATGGGAAATGTGAGTACCTGCAGTCCTACTGTGAGGGTTCACAAATCAGTGGATTTTACTTCTCAGATGTAGTTACCATGACGTCGTACAGCAATGAAAAGATAATTTTTAGGAAGCTTATGGGGTGTCATATGCATGAGGAGAGTCTCTTTCTATATCAGCAGGCGACTGGGGTTTTAGGGATGAGTCTTTCCAAGCCGCAAGGCATACCCACGTTTATCAATTCTCTGTTTGAGAATGCCCCGCAACTGAAGGAGGTGTTCGCCATTTGTATCTCCGAAAAGGGTGGAGAACTCATCGCGGGGGGGTATGATCTGGCCTACATCGTGAgtaaagagaaggagaagaatgaGGAACCGAAGCAAGCCTCGCAAGGTGAACCTAATAAACTGAACGGGGATTCTCCACAGGGGGAAGACACAAAATTGGCGGCATTGAGCGAAGCAGAACAAATTGTAtgggaaaatataacaagGAAGTACTACTACTACATAAGGCTGAGGGGCATGGACCTATTTGGAACAAACATGATGAGCTCAAGCAAGGGGCTAGAAATGCTTGTAGATTCAGGGAGTACATTCACACACATTCCAGAGGATCTATACAACAAATtgaatttcttcttcgatATCCTGTGCATTCAAGATATGAATAATTCCTTTGATGTGAATAAGAggttgaaaatgaaaaacgaaTCTTTTAGTAATCCTTTAGTTGAATTTGAGGATTTCAGGAAATCCCTGAAAAGTATCATCGAGAAGGAGAACATGTGTGTTAAAATAGTAGAAGGAGTGCAGTGTTGGAAGTACCTGGATGGGCTACCCGATCTGTTTGTAACTCTATCtaataattacaaaatgaagtGGCAACCACATTCGTATCTctacaagaaggaaaactttTGGTGTAAGGGCATAGAGAAACAGGTAAATAATAAGCCCATATTGGGAttaaccttttttaaaaacagaCAAGttatttttgacattcaGAAGAATCGGATCGGGTTTGTCGATGCCAATTGTCCTTATCATTCGACCAATACGAGACCTAGGACTTATAATGAATACAAAAGGAAGGACAacatgtttttaaaaattccttttttctacCTGTACAGCCTCTTTGTCTTCTGCGCCCTTTGTATTTTACTATCCCTTGTGTTTTACATTAAGCGGCTTTACCATATGGAGTACAACCCGCTCGAGTCGTAG
- a CDS encoding 60S ribosomal protein L23, putative, whose product MVEGTKDKKTTMDKKTQDNKNKKNMKDVKGNPKAAATGNDKLAKKKGAAKEKNQLYKGQVKKSLGKQVGGKNQQMKKVATEESKKKKKKIITSIRFKRPKTLKLPKNPKCPKIIKSCYKKTLDKYGILKYPLTSEKAMKKIEEINTLVFICDKRADKRRIMKSVKNLFGISCEKVNVLNRLNGDKKAYVRLSKDHDALEVANKIGIL is encoded by the exons ATGGTAGAAGGGactaaggataaaa aaaccacaatggataaaaaaacacaggataataaaaacaaaaaaaacatgaaggATGTAAAGGGTAACCCCAAGGCAGCAGCTACGGGTAATGATAAATTAGCCAAGAAGAAAGGAGCCGCCAAAGAGAAGAACCAACTGTACAAGGGACAGGTTAAAAAGAGCCTGGGCAAACAGGTCGGCGGAAAGAATCAACAGATGAAAAAGGTTGCCACGGAGGAAtccaagaagaagaagaagaaaatcatCACATCCATTCGATTTAAGAG ACCCAAAACCCTTAAATTGCCCAAAAATCCAAAGTGCCCAAAAATCATAAAATCATGCTACAAAAAAACGTTGGACAAATATGGAATTCTGAAATACCCCCTGACATCTGAAAAGGCCATGAAGAAGATCGAAGAAATAAACACCCTCGTTTTTATTTGCGACAAGAGAGCAGATAAAAGGAGAATTATGAAATCCGTGAAGAACCTCTTCGGTATTAGCTGTGAGAAGGTCAATGTTTTGAACAG ACTCAATGGAGACAAGAAGGCATACGTGCGCCTGTCAAAGGACCACGACGCATTGGAGGTAGCTAACAAGATCGGAATTCTATAA
- a CDS encoding N-acetyltransferase, GNAT family, putative → MENEREKEVVGADTVGTGSGKSCKIRKTNKSIQKKGCPKKNKKEHAKYNNGEVIKVVKNCKHNDSIFDFIDGSYRKYFLVKRGNGVDPHTQMRYDSESGKSADSSFISFESINAFELKKHQEGEAVFSRLFHMTKANMERLYNDSNFLNRGWSDEKKWKELRSDKCKLILGFVQKDEVNEEGVKLDEENVSESGLTRKEHNFSFLQRVCSKGKNESTKDVDDYLKKHPLVCFVHYRLTGDYPPNAHRTICYLYEIQIVPEFTKLGIGKRLINMLEALCRRINVDKIVCTVLKNNVNAVSFYKTKCSFEMDESSPDNFASEDSEECEYEILKRVVCNQHA, encoded by the coding sequence atggagaatgaaagggagaaggaagttgTGGGGGCGGACACGGTCGGAACGGGATCTGGGAAGTCTTGCAAAATTAGGAAGACCAATAAGAGCATCCAGAAAAAGGGGTGtccaaagaaaaataagaaggaacaTGCAAAGTACAATAATGGAGAGGTAATCAAGGTAGTGAAAAATTGCAAGCACAATGATAGCATTTTCGACTTTATCGATGGTAGTTATAGAAAGTACTTTTTGGTGAAGCGGGGGAATGGAGTGGatccacacacacaaatgagATATGATTCGGAAAGTGGAAAATCTGCAGACTCATCCTTTATCTCCTTCGAATCGATTAACGCATTCGAGCTGAAAAAGCACCAAGAAGGAGAAGCCGTTTTCTCAAGACTGTTCCATATGACCAAAGCGAATATGGAGCGTTTGTACAACGACAGCAACTTCCTAAATCGTGGTTGGTCGGAtgagaagaaatggaaggagCTACGGAGCGACAAGTGCAAACTGATACTGGGGTTTGTGCAGAAGGATGAAGTTAATGAAGAAGGGGTCAAATTGGATGAGGAAAATGTGAGTGAGTCAGGGCTCACGCGGAAGGAACataatttctcctttcttcAAAGGGTATGCagcaaagggaagaatgaaAGTACCAAGGATGTGGATGATTACCTGAAGAAACACCCTCTGGTCTGTTTTGTGCATTACAGACTGACGGGAGATTATCCACCCAATGCACACAGAACCATCTGCTATCTCTATGAAATTCAAATCGTGCCAGAGTTCACTAAACTAGGGATCGGAAAGCGCCTCATTAATATGTTGGAGGCTCTCTGCAGACGAATCAATGTTGATAAAATTGTGTGCACCGTGTTGAAGAACAACGTCAATGCGGTTTCGTTTTATAAGACTAAGTGTTCCTTCGAGATGGACGAGAGCTCGCCGGATAACTTCGCTTCCGAGGACTCGGAGGAGTGCGAGTATGAGATATTGAAGCGGGTCGTGTGCAATCAGCACGCATAA
- a CDS encoding V-type proton ATPase subunit G, putative: MAQNKGSNQLIQQLLKAEEEADLVIKKAKDVRAKMLKEAETTATEELKIFRAKEKERLNKGHKEKTTAEDEAVTLIEQNTKEEIKKYKELFKKNKEQVAQFVFDKVFNVDLTIPDCTQKSL; encoded by the exons ATGGCACAAAACAAAGGATCCAATCAACTCATTCAGCAGTTACTCAAAGCTGAAGAAGAGGCTGATCTCGTGATTAAAAAAGCGAAAGATG TGCGCGCCAAGATGCTGAAAGAAGCCGAGACGACAGCCACGGaagaattgaaaattttccgAGCCAAGGAAAAGGAACGTCTAAATAAGGGGCACAAGGAG AAAACCACCGCCGAAGACGAAGCAGTAACCCTAATTGAACAAAATaccaaggaagaaataaaaaaatataaggaactctttaaaaagaacaaagaacAAGTAGCTCAGTTCGTTTTCGATAAAGTATTCAATGTAGATTTGACTATTCCAGACTGCACCCAGAAGTCGCTTTAG
- a CDS encoding ribosomal L6-like protein, which yields MKTIVSSQKVMIPEGVQVAINSRKVTVTGKHGTLKKSFRHLPIDIRLNKLKKYIKVVMWFGVPDRLACIRTVCTHLKNMFTGVTKKFLYKMRLVHAHFPINSNIVDNNKSIEIRNYLGEKRVRFVKALPGVIIEKSPNVKDEIYVSGADIENVSLTAALIHQSVLCRNKDIRKFLDGIYVSEVTTVEKDE from the exons atgaaaaccATCGTGTCATCGCAGAAGGTTATGATTCCCGAGGGAG TCCAAGTGGCCATAAACTCAAGGAAAGTGACTGTAACAGGAAAACACGGAACGCTGAAAAAATCCTTCCGACATCTACCCATCGATATTCGTCTGAATAAGTTGAAAAAGTATATCAAGGTGGTGATGTGGTTCGGAGTTCCCGACCGATTGGCATGCATTCGAACCGTATGTacccatttgaaaaatatgttcacAGGAGTAACCAAGAAATTTCTGTATAAAATGAGACTCGTACATGCACATTTTCCAATCAACTCGAATATTGTGGATAACAACAAGTCTATCGAGATAAGGAATTATTTAGGAGAAAAACGGGTTCGATTTGTGAAGGCTCTACCTGGTGTAATCATTGAGAAATCGCCAAATGTCAAGGATGAAATTTATGTTAGTGGTGCTGATATTGAGAACGTTTCCCTCACAGCAGCGTTAATTCATCAATCCGTTTTATGTagaaataaagatattcGAAAATTTTTGGACGGAATTTATGTGTCGGAGGTGACTACTGTTGAGAAGGACGAGTAG
- a CDS encoding beta-hydroxyacyl-ACP dehydratase, putative gives MKCAYFPHLLFLLSLLPPFATVALRTTCLDMQKHKGYQFLTRRVVFSSQKRSSGEKYKQRIGKKLKEKLCAVEENKNKEIDGKYISFVMSYDTGDTINIEEIKNVLPHRYPFLLVDKVIHIERNKKIIGIKQVSANEEFFNGHFPAKAIMPGVLQIEALAQLGGILCLTNEENRGKDNLFLFAGVDGVRWKKPVVPGDTLVMEVEQISFKPTLGVAKLRGCAYVGGHVILKVAEMTFALAR, from the exons ATGAAGTGCGCCTATTTCCCACACCTCCTGTTCCTCCTGAGTCTCCTACCCCCCTTTGCAACCGTTGCATTAAGAACAACATGCCTTGATATGCAGAAACATAAGGGGTACCAATTCTTAACCCGCCGAGTGGTGTTTTCCTCCCAAAAAAGATCAAgcggggaaaaatataaacaaaggatcggaaaaaaattaaaagaaaagctATGCGCagtggaagaaaacaaaaataaagaaatcgATGGGAAATACATTTCGTTTGTCATGTCATACGATACTGGTGACACTATTAACAttgaggaaataaaaaatgtacttccACATAGATATCCATTCCTCTTGGTTGACAAGGTAATCCATatagaaaggaataaaaaaataattggcATCAAACAAGTTTCCGCTAATGAAGAATTTTTCAATGGCCATTTCCCTGCCAAGGCTATTATGCCTGGCGTCTTACAAATAGAAGCTTTAGCCCAATTGGGGGGGATACTATGTCTCACAAATGAAGAGAATCGTGGGAAggacaatttatttttattcgcTGGGGTGGATGGCGTTCGCTGGAAGAAACCAGTCGTTCCAG GCGACACGCTCGTAATGGAAGTGGAACAAATTTCTTTCAAGCCGACCCTCGGGGTTGCCAAACTGCGGGGATGCGCCTACGTGGGCGGGCATGTCATTCTGAAGGTTGCCGAAATGACCTTCGCATTAGCAAGATGA